The Nitrospirota bacterium DNA segment AAGGCGACGGATTGCGTCGCGCAATTGTCTTCTCCATCCTGCGATCTTACGTCGAACTCAAGGCGAAGCTCGCGCCCGTTGCGACGCTAGTTGAAGAACCGGCCCAGGCTACACCCGCCTCCGCATCCTACCTACTGTTGTTCGAAGAACCGGAGTTGTTCCTTCACCCCAAGGCCCAGCACATCCTCTTCGACGCCCTGCGGGTCTTCGCCGAGGAACACCACGTTATCGTCACTACCCATTCACCAATGTTCTTTGGCCCAGGGGCGACCGAAACGTTCGTTAAGCTGAGAAAGGTATCCGATCCGGCGCTCGCGCCTCGGCCGTTCACTCAGGTACAGCCGGTAGACCTGTCCGACATGACCGCCAAGGACCAGTTTCAGATCATCTGCTTCGAGAACAACAACGCCGCTTTCTTTGCCGATACCGTCGTCCTGGTCGAAGGCGATAGTGATTATCTCCTCATGCCGCACATCGCCAGAACACTTGATCCCTCGTGGGATGTGGCGAAAGTGCCGATTGTGTTCGCTCGGATCACTGGTAAGGGCAACATCCGACGGTATCGAGAGTTCTTCAACAGGTTCGGGGTCCGAGTTCCGGTCATCGCCGACCTCGACCTGTTGGCCGTTGGCTTCGACCACATCGCCCCCAATGATGCAGTCAGGACGGCCAAGGCCGATCTGCTGGCAAGGGTCGATGAGTTGATCGTGCCCGATGCGAACGGCCCATCTGCGTCGGACGCCAAAGACGCTCATGATTCCGGCGAGCTACGTGGCTTGTGGCGGAGGGTCAGGGAGTTACAGGAGAAGCTCAAGGCCGGTACATGCTCCCAAGCAGAACATGATGCAGCTGTTGAGGCATTCTTCGCGTGGCAGCGGAAATCAGACCGGCTGGCTGTCATGAGTACCAGCACTGACGTGCAGATGATCCAGTTGAAGCACCGTCTGCTTGCAATGCTTCGAACGGTCGACGTTTACGTGCTCGAACGTGGCGCGATAGAGCAGTACTACCCCGAAGCCACCACCGGAGCAGACAAGCCATCGCGTGCCCAGGACTTCTGTGCCAAGGTTGCGACACGCGACGCGATCCTCGCCTGCTGCGGCGAGCAGACAGTCGACCGCGAGGGTACTCAGGAAAGCATCAAGGAGTTCGATCTCATTTTCCAAGGGATCTTTGGAGACCCCTGCGGGTGACGAAGCTGCGTCATTCGGCACCTAACAACAGCGTGCAGCGGACGGCGCTGCGCGCCGCCGCTGATGCTGAGCGTTCGGCTCGTGAGATGCGTGCTGTGGCCAGGGCCCGACACGTGTAGCA contains these protein-coding regions:
- a CDS encoding ATP-dependent endonuclease — translated: MKLTSLSITNYRALRDVAIPLSDFGCLIGENNSGKSSFLQALSLFFSGTKLAVSHFFDDSKPIRIAVTFENIGDANLARLAAEHRTRVAGIVKNGRLVLVRAYDTAGKSSLLYNTLTPNDARFSADRIGALLKSQRAGQTFVNKVVQTFPELDGVVDTTMDQDAVKQKIQEFADSLPDDQKTATDQPLPTGIDKSIEPMLPDPIYIPAVKDLADDIKTTESTPFGKILAILLQAVEPKLPDAQRLFEELNAKLNRVQQPDGTVVDGRLDEVKLIESTVEKYVRESFADVALRIAIPPPELKTVFSAARIYANDGVDGLIDSKGDGLRRAIVFSILRSYVELKAKLAPVATLVEEPAQATPASASYLLLFEEPELFLHPKAQHILFDALRVFAEEHHVIVTTHSPMFFGPGATETFVKLRKVSDPALAPRPFTQVQPVDLSDMTAKDQFQIICFENNNAAFFADTVVLVEGDSDYLLMPHIARTLDPSWDVAKVPIVFARITGKGNIRRYREFFNRFGVRVPVIADLDLLAVGFDHIAPNDAVRTAKADLLARVDELIVPDANGPSASDAKDAHDSGELRGLWRRVRELQEKLKAGTCSQAEHDAAVEAFFAWQRKSDRLAVMSTSTDVQMIQLKHRLLAMLRTVDVYVLERGAIEQYYPEATTGADKPSRAQDFCAKVATRDAILACCGEQTVDREGTQESIKEFDLIFQGIFGDPCG